One Pirellulales bacterium genomic window, TAAACTATCAAACGTCGCGACGCGCCGGCGGGGACTATTACGACTTTTTCGAGGTCCCGGGCGGCAAGCTCGGCATCTTCCTGGCCGACGCCAGTGGACATGGCACGCCCGCCACGGTGATGATGGCGATCACACACAGCATCGCGCATTCGTTTCCCGGACCACCGCAGCCGCCGGGCGAGATGTTGAGCTATCTCAATGCGCAGCTCACTTCCCGCTATACGGTCGAGAACGACTCCTTCGTGACCGCCTTTTACGGAATTTACGATCCGCAGACGCACATCTTGAATTTCGCGCTGGCCGGTCACAATCCCCCGCGCTGGCGTCGCAGCGATGGCACGATCCAGCCGCTTGGCGACAATGCCGGCCTACCGCTGGGCATAAGTGCTGGGGAGACCTACCCAGAAACATCGCAGAAGCTGGCCGTAGGCGACACCGTGTTGTTCTATACCGACGGAGTGACCGAAGCATCAAACAGCTCGAATATGCAATTCGGAACTGACGGGCTGGACAAGGTCTTGCATCAGCCGCGCAAGACATCGGCCGAGTTAATCGACGCCTTGCGTGAAGCGCTCGAAGAATTCACCGGCGGTCAGGCTCCGGAAGATGACCGCACCGTGCTGATGGTGAAGGTCACGGAGTGATACGCTTATTGCTGATCCGCAAGCACCGTGTGCAGACGAAAGTGAAACTTGCCGAGCTTGCCGCCGTAGTTTCCGGCGTTGATCGCGATGACGCCGGGGCCGGCTGCCGCGCGAATGCCCGCAGCCATGGCCTGGGCGATGGCTGACTCGTCGATGCCGTCAATCACCAGCTCGTAGGCGCAATTCGCCCCCGGATGCAACTCGGTGGTCACGCGACCGCGCAACGTTGGGCAAAAGGCGTCGGCCGTGGAAGCGAGCAGCTTCTTGTAGCGCGAGCCGACCTTGCTGCCGCTGCGAGCGATGCCGCCTGGAAAAGGAGTGATGACGCCCTCAAGCGCGGCGAGCGCATCGACGGCGCGGCGCGCTGCGGCCAAGGCCGCCGGCAGGTCGACGCCTTGAACGATCAGATTACCGCCCGCCACCCCCTTCTCGATACCGAGTGAATCCTCGACGA contains:
- a CDS encoding GAF domain-containing SpoIIE family protein phosphatase, with translation MATIFELTHGTWQERLEYVVAMMREMSGAKDPQKMVESYAARVRKLLPGDRWMAISRRGLEPPHYRITRSSIWPRHINPWKEAELLPVHDRGLLQELLYTGEARIINNPAVDPNDPAGEHLADMKSLLVIPHFEGGRVLNMVITGSRDPDAFDHERLPEMLWLSNLFGRATHNLVLSEQVQAAYAAVDHELQIVADIQRSLLPRAMPKVPTLDFAVNYQTSRRAGGDYYDFFEVPGGKLGIFLADASGHGTPATVMMAITHSIAHSFPGPPQPPGEMLSYLNAQLTSRYTVENDSFVTAFYGIYDPQTHILNFALAGHNPPRWRRSDGTIQPLGDNAGLPLGISAGETYPETSQKLAVGDTVLFYTDGVTEASNSSNMQFGTDGLDKVLHQPRKTSAELIDALREALEEFTGGQAPEDDRTVLMVKVTE
- the fhcD gene encoding formylmethanofuran--tetrahydromethanopterin N-formyltransferase, translating into MLVNGTEIVDTFAEAFRMRYARLVVTAHDEHWLHAAVAEFTGYASSVIACDAEAGVERWLNPSETPDGRPGAAVLVFGFSIEALAKAVPNRTGQCLMTCPTSAVFDGLPGAEDRIPLGKHIRFFGDGFQKSKLLLGRRYWRIPVMDGEFLVEDSLGIEKGVAGGNLIVQGVDLPAALAAARRAVDALAALEGVITPFPGGIARSGSKVGSRYKKLLASTADAFCPTLRGRVTTELHPGANCAYELVIDGIDESAIAQAMAAGIRAAAGPGVIAINAGNYGGKLGKFHFRLHTVLADQQ